A stretch of the Lolium perenne isolate Kyuss_39 chromosome 3, Kyuss_2.0, whole genome shotgun sequence genome encodes the following:
- the LOC127343610 gene encoding zinc finger A20 and AN1 domain-containing stress-associated protein 2: MEQRSKNQDSPDHHRPQEPAAPLPCANGCGFFGSPDTSGICSKCFRDSLRRAEAQLQASAEAEAPAAASKERDERGAETKSRSRCAACGRKVGLMGFECRCGGVFCGEHRYSDRHDCGYDYRAAGRAAISQANPVVRNDKVDKL, translated from the coding sequence ATGGAGCAAAGGAGCAAGAACCAGGACAGCCCCGATCATCACCGGCCGCAGGAGCCAGCGGCGCCGCTACCATGCGCCAACGGTTGCGGCTTCTTCGGCTCCCCGGATACCAGCGGCATCTGCTCCAAGTGCTTCCGCGACAGTCTCCGCCGGGCCGAGGCCCAGCTGCAGGCGTCTGCGGAGGCCGAAGCGCCGGCAGCGGCGTCCAAGGAGCGAGATGAGCGAGGGGCAGAGACCAAGAGCAGGAGCAGGTGCGCGGCGTGCGGGAGGAAGGTGGGGCTGATGGGGTTCGAGTGCCGGTGCGGCGGCGTGTTCTGCGGCGAGCACCGCTACTCGGACAGGCACGACTGCGGCTACGACTACAGGGCcgccggccgcgccgccatcTCCCAGGCCAACCCCGTCGTCAGGAACGACAAGGTCGACAAGCTCTGA